In a single window of the Melioribacteraceae bacterium genome:
- a CDS encoding tetratricopeptide repeat protein has product MKKLFLLLVLTGLTFGQHSRVISEGIELFEKQQYAEAYKILSDIDHETNYDEQKITEAVFYSALCLIKLNQIDGASPILENFINQYPHSNYRSASLYELGVIYFEKKEFRKQRDRLRQLLTEYKYSEFTGSALYMVGESFYAENKFIDAEENFRDALANKRTNKYYVNSLYSLGLTYENLRDYSSAVNQYDEILTYYNENYLARKAQFRIGVCYYSLKDYDNAIIELNDPLISELDEKDLTEAKFLLANSYVNLREYSQGKKVYSDLIQRLSTNTNLNKIKYALAWIDFQLGNYEEAYANFNDVNIDASDTLKISALFWSGECKRYLGDVETSTKIFNNFIELYPEHNYASRAQLSIGAMKLGNQNSSNSENALKNALGSRDAVTKVRAAVMLGEIRLSQKKYVDAKNYFVEYDKIRIDDRQLKNRLKLGEAISLYYLNDYSNAEKVLETLRSDARNFEPDKVMFYLAETYFMLGKYSAALRQYNSIKSSDENITRQTQMGRAYTLFNLKDYINSSIAFKDYILSYPRDLQASELKLRLADSYYGMKNFDKAAEVYRDIFSNERLIQTNDAAYYQYAQSLFKAGNSNEALNKFIELQKKFPRSSYVDDSQYVIGWINFQQNNFRGAINNYIELLNQYPSSNLKPIAYYSIGDAYFNLAEYDSSIIFYTRVLSEYPNTQFIFDAVNGIQYSYVAKDEPQKAVAFIDQFIQANPGSKFTDQIHFKKGDLSYSIGDYQTSYSSFKEFIQLFPISPLVSTAYFWIGKSAGNLKRNDEALSNFIRSRELNPKSDIGISSTIELANLYNSRKEYSQAINTLKETIALVPTSNRIPELLFLLGGNEVKNGNNSDALSTYDQIITYYDGNVFSSKAKIEAGKIELLNKNFSKADEYFREVAEKRTDDIGAEAQYQLGILLYEQNKIQEAITSFVRVRSVYAGYDEWYTNSLLRLGDCYVKIKDKKLAREMYRAVLTRHTSGPFAEEAKRKINKL; this is encoded by the coding sequence ATGAAAAAATTATTTCTATTATTAGTCTTGACTGGACTAACCTTTGGCCAACACTCTCGAGTTATAAGTGAGGGGATTGAGTTATTCGAAAAACAACAATATGCTGAAGCATATAAAATCCTTTCCGATATAGATCATGAAACTAACTATGATGAACAAAAAATAACAGAGGCTGTGTTTTACTCGGCATTATGTCTAATTAAATTAAATCAGATTGATGGAGCTTCGCCAATACTTGAAAATTTTATAAATCAATATCCTCATTCAAATTACAGAAGTGCCTCTCTTTATGAACTTGGAGTAATATACTTTGAAAAAAAGGAATTCAGAAAACAGAGAGACAGGCTAAGACAATTATTAACTGAATATAAATACAGTGAATTCACCGGATCAGCATTATATATGGTAGGTGAATCATTTTATGCCGAAAATAAATTTATTGATGCTGAAGAGAATTTTAGAGACGCATTAGCAAATAAAAGGACAAATAAATATTACGTTAATTCGCTTTATTCGCTGGGACTCACTTACGAAAACCTACGGGACTACTCAAGTGCAGTAAACCAGTATGATGAAATATTGACCTATTACAATGAAAATTATCTTGCCAGAAAAGCTCAATTCAGAATAGGAGTTTGTTACTACAGTCTCAAAGATTATGATAATGCAATTATTGAACTGAATGACCCGTTGATTTCTGAGTTGGATGAAAAAGATTTAACAGAGGCTAAGTTTTTACTAGCAAATTCTTATGTAAATCTTCGTGAGTATTCTCAAGGTAAAAAGGTTTATTCAGATTTAATTCAAAGACTAAGCACCAACACAAATCTTAATAAAATAAAATACGCACTTGCCTGGATTGATTTTCAACTGGGTAATTATGAAGAAGCTTATGCCAATTTTAATGATGTAAATATTGATGCTAGTGATACTCTTAAAATATCAGCTTTATTTTGGAGCGGCGAATGCAAGAGGTATTTGGGTGATGTTGAAACGTCAACTAAAATATTTAACAACTTTATAGAATTATATCCGGAACATAATTACGCCTCGCGTGCCCAACTTAGTATTGGCGCAATGAAGTTGGGTAATCAAAACAGTAGTAATTCTGAAAATGCGCTTAAAAATGCACTCGGTTCAAGGGATGCTGTCACTAAGGTTAGAGCCGCTGTAATGCTCGGAGAAATTAGATTATCACAAAAAAAATATGTTGACGCGAAAAATTATTTTGTTGAATATGATAAGATAAGAATTGATGACCGACAATTAAAGAATCGCTTAAAACTTGGTGAGGCAATTTCACTTTATTATTTGAATGATTATTCTAATGCTGAGAAAGTATTGGAGACACTAAGGTCAGACGCAAGAAATTTTGAACCAGATAAGGTTATGTTCTATCTCGCGGAAACCTATTTTATGCTTGGTAAATACAGTGCTGCATTAAGGCAATATAATTCAATCAAATCTTCAGATGAAAATATAACTCGACAAACTCAAATGGGGAGAGCGTACACTCTCTTCAACCTTAAAGATTATATTAATTCTTCGATTGCCTTTAAAGATTATATTTTGAGCTATCCACGAGATTTGCAAGCTAGTGAGTTAAAACTTAGACTCGCCGACAGCTATTACGGAATGAAGAATTTTGATAAAGCCGCGGAAGTTTATCGTGATATTTTTAGTAATGAAAGATTAATCCAAACAAATGATGCGGCATATTACCAATATGCTCAATCGTTATTTAAAGCTGGCAATTCGAATGAAGCATTAAATAAATTTATTGAACTTCAAAAAAAATTCCCACGCTCAAGTTATGTGGATGATTCGCAGTATGTGATTGGGTGGATAAATTTTCAGCAGAATAATTTTAGAGGGGCAATAAATAATTACATAGAATTACTTAATCAATATCCTTCTTCTAATCTTAAACCAATTGCCTATTATTCAATTGGCGACGCTTATTTTAATTTAGCTGAGTATGATTCGTCGATAATATTTTATACAAGGGTTCTTTCCGAATACCCCAATACCCAATTTATTTTTGATGCGGTAAATGGGATACAATACTCATATGTCGCAAAAGATGAACCGCAAAAAGCTGTAGCCTTTATTGATCAATTTATTCAAGCCAATCCCGGTTCAAAGTTTACCGATCAAATTCACTTTAAGAAGGGAGATTTGAGTTACAGTATTGGAGATTATCAAACTTCTTACTCATCATTCAAGGAGTTTATACAATTATTTCCCATTAGCCCTTTAGTTTCAACTGCTTATTTTTGGATTGGTAAAAGTGCAGGCAATTTAAAAAGAAACGATGAAGCGCTTTCAAACTTTATAAGATCGAGAGAACTCAACCCCAAAAGTGATATTGGTATTTCATCTACAATTGAATTAGCAAATCTCTATAATAGCAGAAAAGAATATTCTCAAGCAATAAATACTTTAAAGGAAACCATCGCACTTGTCCCCACTTCTAATAGAATTCCCGAACTGTTATTTTTGTTAGGAGGGAATGAAGTAAAAAATGGTAACAACAGCGATGCACTTTCAACTTATGATCAGATAATTACTTACTATGATGGGAATGTATTCTCCTCTAAAGCAAAAATTGAAGCTGGAAAAATAGAACTACTAAATAAAAATTTTAGCAAAGCCGACGAGTATTTCAGAGAAGTTGCCGAAAAAAGAACTGACGATATTGGCGCTGAAGCCCAGTATCAGCTTGGTATTTTACTTTATGAGCAAAATAAAATTCAAGAAGCAATAACTTCTTTTGTCCGGGTAAGATCAGTTTACGCGGGATACGATGAGTGGTACACAAATTCTTTGCTCCGTTTGGGAGATTGTTATGTTAAAATTAAGGATAAAAAATTAGCCCGTGAAATGTACAGAGCAGTTTTAACACGACACACGAGTGGTCCCTTTGCCGAAGAAGCTAAAAGGAAAATAAATAAATTATGA
- a CDS encoding MotA/TolQ/ExbB proton channel family protein, translating into MNLIEIFLKGGFLMWVILGTSLVAVAITIEKFMSLKKAKINTPSFLMKMRNLLKKKDVASAIALCMEEKTPTSNIIKKGLKKSKLGRERVIEAIDSAGRHEISKLERGLSTLATIAGAAPMLGFLGTVTGMIGAFMKIQELQGAAGPADLAGGIWEALITTAFGLFVGIPVLAIYNYLLSMVNKVVIDMEMIATDIIDVLDDTQKGITEEVEEEL; encoded by the coding sequence ATGAATCTTATCGAAATATTTTTAAAGGGTGGTTTTTTAATGTGGGTAATTTTAGGTACCTCGTTAGTAGCCGTCGCAATTACAATTGAAAAATTTATGTCTCTCAAAAAAGCAAAAATTAACACTCCATCTTTTTTAATGAAAATGAGAAATTTATTGAAGAAAAAAGATGTGGCTTCTGCTATTGCATTGTGCATGGAGGAAAAAACACCTACTTCCAATATTATCAAAAAGGGGCTAAAAAAATCTAAGTTAGGTAGAGAAAGGGTTATTGAAGCAATTGATTCTGCCGGAAGACATGAAATCTCCAAACTCGAAAGGGGATTATCTACTCTGGCTACAATTGCGGGTGCGGCCCCTATGCTTGGATTTCTTGGAACAGTTACGGGAATGATAGGCGCATTTATGAAAATTCAAGAGCTACAAGGTGCTGCTGGTCCTGCCGATTTAGCCGGCGGTATTTGGGAAGCGCTTATTACCACGGCTTTTGGATTATTTGTTGGCATTCCTGTTCTTGCCATTTACAATTATTTATTGAGTATGGTAAATAAAGTTGTTATAGATATGGAAATGATAGCTACCGATATTATTGATGTCTTGGATGATACACAAAAAGGCATAACCGAAGAAGTAGAAGAGGAGTTATAA
- a CDS encoding TonB family protein, giving the protein MFKNDRNTSYLYSFIFHLILAVILFFIKVNNEQKLDDYLLIGFGSGSGFGSPANINKTEDEVLKKEEKKNDQKDELKKVELPKVKNEDAENVVNPIKKIAKDEVDPSKVKPLVKNENEAKGNLQDGSGAGGYGFELDFGGRGKRRIYSYSLPEYPDGVAKEIDVKLRFTILPDGTVGRIFPLIKADARLETAAMNSLRQWRFEPLPANVNQSEQTVVITFPYRLQ; this is encoded by the coding sequence ATGTTTAAAAACGATAGAAATACCTCCTACCTCTATTCTTTTATTTTTCATTTAATATTAGCAGTAATACTTTTTTTTATAAAAGTAAATAATGAACAGAAGCTCGACGACTATTTGTTAATTGGTTTCGGGTCAGGATCCGGGTTTGGTTCTCCTGCCAATATAAATAAAACTGAGGATGAAGTTCTTAAAAAGGAAGAGAAAAAAAATGATCAAAAAGATGAATTGAAAAAAGTTGAGCTTCCGAAAGTAAAAAATGAAGATGCTGAGAATGTTGTTAATCCCATTAAAAAAATAGCAAAGGATGAAGTAGATCCATCTAAAGTTAAACCTCTTGTAAAAAATGAAAATGAGGCTAAAGGAAATTTGCAGGATGGCAGCGGAGCAGGAGGCTATGGTTTTGAATTAGATTTTGGTGGAAGAGGAAAAAGAAGAATTTACAGTTATTCCTTGCCAGAGTACCCGGATGGAGTAGCCAAAGAAATTGATGTAAAATTAAGATTTACGATTTTACCGGATGGGACTGTTGGAAGAATTTTCCCCCTTATAAAAGCTGATGCAAGATTAGAAACCGCGGCAATGAACTCTCTGAGACAGTGGCGATTTGAACCTCTGCCTGCAAATGTTAATCAGAGTGAGCAGACTGTTGTAATTACATTTCCGTATCGACTTCAGTAG
- a CDS encoding NHL repeat-containing protein yields the protein MSHKPFYMLILLISSFSLNLSQQLILKNELANFDKATALSINPVGLIFVADCGTNEIIKVGAAGQELQRIGGFGWDNLSFDEPISLFANTLNVYVADKNNNRIQIFDKDLNYLSSFSTQNVNEEAAKFSFPTCIESSPTGEIFVLDSYNSRIVKYSSSGRFILVVGGFDAGAFALINPSQFALSENLNVGVLDGERLLIFDQFGNGLKIIELPFLPIGISKGANGFLINSKNELLIINNNFVQDLFISKDNFIPTIGDDIVDTAFHNKSVFVLTKTNLFTYNVILN from the coding sequence ATGAGTCACAAACCTTTTTACATGTTAATTTTACTTATTTCATCTTTCAGCCTCAATTTATCGCAGCAGTTAATTCTAAAAAATGAATTAGCCAATTTCGACAAAGCCACTGCCCTTTCAATAAATCCCGTTGGGTTAATCTTTGTAGCTGATTGCGGAACTAATGAAATAATCAAGGTTGGTGCTGCCGGACAGGAATTGCAAAGAATTGGAGGCTTCGGCTGGGATAATCTTTCATTTGATGAACCAATCTCCTTATTTGCCAATACGCTAAATGTTTACGTTGCCGATAAAAATAATAACCGAATTCAAATTTTTGATAAAGATCTAAATTATTTATCAAGTTTCTCTACTCAAAATGTGAATGAAGAAGCAGCAAAATTCTCATTTCCTACTTGTATTGAATCTTCACCGACCGGTGAAATATTTGTCCTTGATTCATATAACTCTAGAATTGTTAAATATTCTTCGAGTGGCAGATTTATACTTGTTGTAGGTGGATTTGATGCCGGGGCATTCGCATTAATTAATCCTTCTCAATTTGCTTTATCTGAAAATTTAAATGTTGGAGTTTTAGATGGCGAGCGCCTTTTGATTTTTGATCAGTTTGGTAACGGATTAAAAATAATTGAACTTCCTTTCCTGCCCATAGGAATTTCAAAAGGCGCAAACGGATTTCTGATAAATTCAAAAAATGAATTACTGATAATTAATAATAATTTTGTGCAAGATTTATTCATTTCAAAAGATAACTTTATTCCAACAATAGGTGATGATATTGTGGACACTGCTTTCCACAATAAGTCTGTGTTTGTACTCACAAAAACAAATCTTTTTACATACAATGTAATTCTGAATTGA
- a CDS encoding DUF2085 domain-containing protein: MKNQRLILSLLLLLLFLIWNAGIYLAWLVEYFPSLIYLFPLAEHSYSIVCHQNGLKLIGEGTNHSLVCSRCAGIYFGLLTSSFVNLIFRIEIAPNNKVLFAVALPMLIDVILYNFGFYNYSKTIAFLTGLLLGSVGFLYLYSPLRTLFSNKNG; this comes from the coding sequence TTGAAAAACCAACGACTCATTTTATCTCTTTTATTGCTATTGCTATTTCTAATCTGGAATGCCGGTATCTACCTTGCATGGCTGGTAGAGTATTTTCCCTCACTAATTTATTTATTCCCATTAGCCGAACATTCATATAGTATTGTTTGTCACCAAAATGGTTTAAAACTTATCGGGGAGGGGACAAATCATTCATTAGTTTGCTCTAGATGTGCTGGGATATACTTTGGGTTACTCACTTCATCTTTCGTCAACCTAATTTTCAGAATTGAAATCGCTCCAAATAATAAAGTCCTTTTCGCGGTTGCATTGCCAATGCTTATCGATGTAATTTTGTACAATTTTGGTTTTTATAATTACTCAAAAACTATAGCATTTCTTACTGGGTTGCTTTTAGGTTCTGTTGGATTTCTGTATCTTTACTCACCATTGAGAACATTATTTTCAAATAAAAACGGATAA
- a CDS encoding SPOR domain-containing protein, translating to MNLDELKNKIADILGVSNSQRELSFDIFVEKLVQGLVDGITIKVPGVGFFQLKEQTKKINATIVFTPPVESLKRETKNLYLTIDVSKKNKNSTEFDSQVFSLGIGKPLIPLSIEEETSDLETSYAMLRKSIEERAQEVIIESDQIPNYNIWNDFYDSSGKTEKEQNTSQELDKLTADLKFDSLRNPDLIDDDSFDIRHSLIDTPDGADFTKQLNDLLVQSKIKLFGEKSGKQEESTPPDTENQINDNAVTINRNIESDKIDTEEPLDFEFDETELLKLDLPENTITVDQMLKDDLPGKGLKDSEITNTIERNDAVDGVKNFLNDKPVESFEEEVKFDIGLPHLLDDEQKDDEVEITLPEYASKIIEEELITHQFIDENNFESVGKNDDTGQSSDEEIIWEDVVDEQNDKIDWNWGDELKEEFGVIPFNEDVVLNNFDSISEDGDLNLVDEIVEELPDQKIGTYDKIHEDQLEKKLKEELENEFIEEKRQQEIEKRITQEIAAERRRTRIESEERRDDFEPSESNSRSTKTSNLRAVIEAKREFDQETSYRASNTLFSSTYEFVEEKPAARKSKIAIGLSKEFTGEQPQSYFTKEVTPTPKPAENFKFYRTLLIILSIALVGALSLTTYILLKNSSIQNSAQGEVENNESNDNFIAGTPANPYSSESFIDDPTAIIPGEVSDFPRVANIDEKNSKINNTLKNEGIATPQKQDESKTANNKVLTNNRIENKIVPPAQNNPNVKASNSGTETRISNSLYYDGKNYFAQISSWRNRIKADQEIIQLRDSGTNAYIQEVNLPEKGGIWYRVRVGPFKTQIEAETFLTKFK from the coding sequence ATGAATTTAGATGAGTTGAAAAATAAAATTGCTGATATTCTCGGTGTTTCAAACTCCCAAAGAGAATTATCCTTTGATATTTTTGTCGAGAAATTAGTACAAGGGCTGGTAGATGGCATTACTATTAAAGTCCCGGGAGTTGGATTTTTTCAACTGAAAGAACAAACTAAAAAAATAAACGCAACAATAGTATTTACCCCGCCGGTTGAAAGTCTTAAAAGAGAAACAAAAAATCTTTACCTAACAATTGATGTATCGAAGAAAAATAAAAACTCAACCGAATTTGATTCTCAAGTCTTTAGCCTCGGAATAGGTAAACCATTAATCCCGCTAAGTATTGAAGAAGAGACTAGTGATCTCGAAACTTCTTATGCCATGCTCAGAAAATCTATTGAAGAGAGAGCTCAGGAAGTTATAATTGAGAGTGATCAAATCCCTAATTATAATATTTGGAATGACTTTTACGATTCTTCAGGTAAGACTGAAAAAGAACAGAATACTTCTCAAGAACTCGACAAGTTAACAGCCGACTTAAAATTTGATTCTCTGAGAAATCCAGATTTAATTGATGATGATTCTTTCGATATTAGGCATAGTTTGATCGATACTCCTGACGGTGCTGATTTTACAAAACAGCTTAATGATTTACTCGTTCAGAGTAAAATCAAATTGTTTGGAGAAAAATCGGGCAAGCAAGAAGAATCTACACCCCCGGACACCGAGAATCAAATCAATGATAATGCCGTGACTATTAATAGAAATATTGAATCAGATAAAATTGACACTGAAGAGCCTCTTGATTTTGAGTTTGATGAAACTGAGTTACTAAAACTAGATCTGCCGGAGAACACAATAACGGTTGATCAAATGCTAAAGGATGATCTGCCGGGTAAAGGTTTGAAGGACTCAGAAATTACTAATACGATTGAAAGAAATGATGCTGTAGATGGTGTTAAAAATTTTCTGAATGACAAACCAGTTGAATCTTTTGAGGAAGAAGTTAAATTTGATATCGGGTTACCACATTTACTAGATGATGAACAAAAAGATGATGAAGTAGAGATTACGCTTCCCGAATATGCTTCTAAAATTATTGAGGAGGAATTGATAACTCATCAATTTATTGATGAAAATAATTTTGAAAGTGTTGGTAAGAATGATGATACTGGACAAAGTAGTGATGAGGAAATAATTTGGGAGGATGTTGTTGATGAGCAGAATGATAAGATAGATTGGAATTGGGGTGATGAATTAAAAGAAGAATTCGGTGTTATTCCTTTTAATGAAGATGTAGTATTAAATAATTTTGATTCTATAAGTGAGGATGGAGATTTAAATTTAGTTGATGAGATAGTTGAAGAACTGCCGGATCAGAAGATAGGAACGTATGACAAAATACATGAAGATCAGTTAGAGAAGAAGCTAAAAGAAGAATTAGAGAATGAGTTTATTGAAGAAAAAAGACAGCAGGAGATTGAGAAAAGGATAACCCAAGAAATTGCCGCCGAGAGGCGAAGAACAAGAATTGAATCAGAAGAAAGAAGGGATGATTTTGAACCTTCAGAGTCAAACTCTCGGAGCACAAAAACATCCAATCTTCGCGCAGTAATTGAGGCTAAACGAGAATTTGATCAAGAAACATCCTACAGAGCATCCAACACATTATTTTCTTCAACGTATGAATTCGTTGAGGAAAAACCGGCAGCTAGAAAAAGTAAAATAGCGATTGGTTTATCTAAAGAGTTTACAGGCGAACAACCTCAATCATATTTTACGAAAGAAGTAACCCCTACACCCAAGCCTGCTGAAAATTTTAAATTTTACAGAACTCTGCTCATTATTTTATCAATAGCCTTGGTGGGGGCACTTTCGTTAACTACTTATATTCTATTAAAAAACTCTTCTATACAAAATTCTGCACAGGGTGAAGTAGAAAACAATGAAAGTAATGATAATTTTATTGCCGGAACTCCTGCCAATCCTTATAGCAGTGAGTCCTTTATTGATGACCCAACCGCAATAATTCCAGGAGAGGTTAGCGATTTCCCCAGAGTAGCAAATATTGATGAGAAGAATAGTAAGATTAACAATACTCTAAAAAATGAAGGGATCGCAACTCCTCAAAAACAAGATGAGAGTAAAACCGCGAATAATAAAGTACTTACAAATAATAGAATAGAAAATAAGATAGTGCCACCTGCTCAAAATAATCCTAATGTAAAAGCTAGTAATAGTGGGACTGAAACACGCATCAGCAATTCATTATACTATGATGGGAAAAACTATTTTGCTCAAATATCTTCATGGCGGAACCGTATAAAAGCAGATCAAGAAATTATTCAATTAAGAGATTCGGGAACAAACGCGTATATACAAGAAGTAAACCTCCCCGAGAAAGGTGGAATTTGGTACCGAGTTAGAGTTGGACCTTTCAAAACACAAATAGAAGCGGAAACTTTTTTAACAAAATTTAAATAA
- a CDS encoding tyrosine-type recombinase/integrase: MDKTLLNSLEESDIEKLRYLFSLLPQQQQAIILRIFCDEYSCHIKENRSKAYYSSVQIALKHLAKFFGKQKVIQSIGLKDIEQFTTYMQKKAPKGYRVYFRTLKAAFNKAKDWGYVNENYFLKVKLPKKQKINPAFIDSKQLEKICLKIDSETVRDITILAFCTGMRLSELVNLRWNNVSMVDKIITVGDEEFTTKGRNQRYIPISDEAFVVLSRLSDEKKVVENKRKYVFCKAGGFPYTGDFISKKFKAACKEASIENSIHFHSLRHSFASNLAQRGVSLYIIKELLGHSSISTTEIYSHLNINSLKEAIKVFDAQVSTENEQSII, from the coding sequence ATGGATAAAACTCTATTAAATAGTTTGGAAGAAAGTGATATTGAGAAACTAAGGTACTTATTCTCATTATTACCACAGCAACAACAAGCGATAATTCTTAGAATTTTCTGCGACGAGTACAGTTGCCATATTAAAGAGAATAGGTCCAAAGCATATTATAGTTCTGTACAAATTGCATTAAAGCATTTAGCCAAATTCTTCGGTAAACAGAAGGTAATACAATCAATCGGGCTGAAAGATATTGAGCAATTTACGACATACATGCAAAAGAAGGCCCCAAAAGGTTACCGCGTTTATTTTAGAACACTCAAAGCAGCATTTAATAAAGCTAAGGACTGGGGATATGTAAACGAAAATTACTTTCTCAAAGTCAAACTACCTAAGAAACAGAAAATCAATCCGGCCTTTATCGATTCAAAGCAACTAGAAAAAATCTGCCTTAAAATTGATTCTGAAACCGTTAGAGATATAACCATCCTTGCATTTTGTACCGGAATGCGGTTAAGCGAATTGGTCAATTTAAGGTGGAATAATGTCAGTATGGTAGATAAAATAATAACCGTAGGCGACGAGGAATTCACTACAAAAGGTCGTAATCAGAGATACATCCCGATTAGTGATGAAGCATTCGTAGTCTTATCGAGGCTATCTGATGAAAAAAAGGTGGTTGAGAATAAACGAAAATATGTTTTCTGTAAAGCAGGCGGATTTCCGTATACAGGGGATTTTATCTCCAAGAAGTTCAAGGCTGCTTGCAAGGAAGCATCTATAGAGAATTCGATTCACTTTCATTCGTTGAGACATTCATTTGCGTCCAACTTGGCGCAGAGAGGAGTCTCGCTATATATAATAAAGGAATTACTTGGGCATTCTTCGATTTCAACGACCGAAATTTATTCACACCTAAATATTAATTCCCTAAAAGAAGCAATTAAAGTTTTCGATGCACAAGTTTCAACTGAAAATGAACAATCAATAATATGA
- a CDS encoding tetratricopeptide repeat protein, protein MKKNQLFISLVICLSLFTFNISGQSDMPADAAKSYNEGNQLMKSGNLDGAIGQYQSALNHAKDYRIYYQLGIALKKKGKDKEAIDAFKSSISANPQFDLAYNGLGGTYFTQGNYAEAVEAFKKFEQTTSKKQFKDKAKEDMAKALVKQGEQSKKDGNYANAISQLNEAIKMSPLDAAYIILATAYYETADYDKTISTTDHVLAMKNSKMHGAANYYKGMAFKQKQDLTKAKQLFEEAKKDVQYRKLAEYELKLLK, encoded by the coding sequence ATGAAAAAAAATCAATTATTCATTTCCCTTGTAATTTGCTTATCACTTTTTACATTTAATATATCTGGTCAGTCCGATATGCCTGCCGATGCCGCTAAATCTTATAATGAAGGTAATCAATTAATGAAATCCGGTAACTTAGATGGAGCGATTGGACAATATCAATCTGCATTAAATCATGCAAAAGATTATAGAATTTATTATCAACTAGGGATTGCCCTTAAGAAAAAGGGGAAAGATAAAGAAGCAATTGATGCATTCAAATCCTCTATCTCTGCTAATCCACAATTTGATTTAGCATACAATGGCTTAGGCGGTACCTATTTTACGCAAGGTAATTATGCTGAAGCTGTTGAAGCATTTAAAAAATTCGAACAAACCACTTCGAAAAAACAATTTAAAGATAAAGCTAAAGAGGATATGGCAAAAGCCTTAGTTAAACAGGGAGAACAGTCAAAAAAAGATGGTAATTATGCTAATGCTATTTCCCAATTGAACGAAGCAATTAAAATGTCTCCTCTTGATGCCGCATATATAATTCTCGCTACAGCTTATTATGAAACTGCCGATTATGATAAAACCATTTCCACAACAGATCATGTTCTGGCAATGAAAAACTCTAAAATGCATGGTGCGGCTAATTATTATAAAGGTATGGCTTTCAAGCAAAAACAAGATTTAACAAAGGCTAAACAGCTCTTTGAAGAAGCTAAAAAAGATGTACAATACAGAAAATTGGCCGAGTATGAGCTTAAACTGTTAAAGTAA
- a CDS encoding biopolymer transporter ExbD produces MNFRTQHKPLSAFNFSSLTDIVILLLIFFLLTSQFVVQTGVKVKLPGAKNNEQTSATNLTITLTDKGKIYLNTEEVTFLNLSAKLAQIPQAMQNNLVIRADQSVQIDAVIKVIDIAKGIGVDKFTIQTEKESF; encoded by the coding sequence ATGAATTTTAGAACTCAGCATAAGCCTCTTAGCGCTTTTAACTTTTCTTCATTAACCGACATCGTAATTTTGTTATTGATATTTTTTCTATTAACAAGTCAATTTGTTGTTCAAACCGGAGTTAAGGTTAAACTTCCTGGCGCAAAAAATAATGAGCAAACCTCTGCAACAAATCTCACAATTACACTAACCGATAAGGGGAAAATATATTTGAATACCGAGGAAGTTACATTCCTGAACTTATCAGCAAAACTCGCCCAGATACCCCAAGCTATGCAGAATAATTTAGTGATAAGAGCTGATCAGAGTGTGCAGATTGATGCGGTAATAAAAGTTATTGATATCGCAAAGGGTATTGGGGTGGATAAATTTACTATTCAAACTGAAAAAGAATCATTCTAA